One window of the Lemur catta isolate mLemCat1 chromosome 6, mLemCat1.pri, whole genome shotgun sequence genome contains the following:
- the LOC123639966 gene encoding matrix Gla protein: protein MKTLLLLTTLAALAVAALCYESHESMESYEINPFLNRRNAHAFISPQQRWRAKAQERVRERTKPVYEINREACDDYKLCERYAMVYGYNAAYNRYFRKRRGAE from the exons ATGAAGACCCTGCTCCTCCTCACCACCCTGGCTGCCTTAGCGGTGGCGGCTTTGTGTTATG AATCTCATGAAAGCATGGAATCCTATGAAATTA ATCCCTTCCTTAACAGGAGAAATGCTCATGCCTTTATATCCCCGCAGCAGAGATGGAGAGCTAAAGCCCAAGAGAG GGTCCGAGAACGCACCAAGCCTGTCTATGAGATCAATCGGGAAGCCTGCGATGACTACAAACTTTGCGAACGCTACGCCATGGTTTATGGATACAACGCTGCCTACAATCGCTACTTCAGGAAGCGCCGAGGGGCCGAATAA